The following proteins are encoded in a genomic region of Oncorhynchus keta strain PuntledgeMale-10-30-2019 chromosome 35, Oket_V2, whole genome shotgun sequence:
- the slx1b gene encoding structure-specific endonuclease subunit SLX1 isoform X4 — MKMCTPNGYLPDVTRAGVNNTPRQALQFEWAWQNPHSSRRLSHVTRRSKKESSLQFHWRVVSNMLRVMPWSRLPLTTRWLKQEYRMDFEPGLQPPLHVPLAYGSIRARKQKLKDVEEEQEEKGADICLLCQGTVKSADKMTCFHPLCHMTSHLICLAKHFLTGEAAHLLPVEGECPGCRHSVLWGSLIRHKNGCYGDLEKNTSSSQNHWTDELQF, encoded by the exons ATGAAGATGTGCACGCCAAATGGTTACCTACCTGATGTCACCAGGGCAGGTGTCAACAACACCCCCAGACAGGCACTCCAG TTTGAATGGGCATGGCAGAATCCCCACTCCTCCCGACGCCTGTCCCACGTCACCCGGCGCTCAAAGAAGGAATCCAGCCTGCAGTTCCACTGGCGTGTGGTGTCCAACATGTTGCGGGTGATGCCGTGGAGCCGCCTGCCCCTCACCACCCGCTGGCTCAAGCAGGAGTACAGGATGGACTTTGAGCCTGGCCTTCAGCCGCCGCTGCACGTCCCTTTGGCCTACGGCAGCATCAGGGCGAGGAAACAGAAACTGAAGGATGTGGAAGAGGAACAAGAGGAGAAGGGTGCAGATATATGCCTCCTTTGTCAGGGGACTGTTAAG TCTGCAGATAAGATGACCTGCTTCCATCCCTTATGTCACATGACCAGCCACCTGATTTGCTTAGCCAAACACTTTCTGACGGGTGAGGCCGCACATCTCCTTCCTGTGGAGGGGGAGTGTCCCGGTTGCCGTCACTCAGTACTGTGGGGGAGTCTGATTCGCCACAAGAATGGCTGTTACGGAGACCTGGAGAAGAACACATCCTCATCCCAA AACCATTGGACAGATGAACTGCAGTTCTAA
- the slx1b gene encoding structure-specific endonuclease subunit SLX1 isoform X1 — protein MVKVPKASRRVPLSHSRASTVWKRNSEVTFVWTEASSITCSRWSEPGSLEWIPTTGSPSAQMNAWRFVSDSWQRDSYRTIRFSFRVGRSTVAGIVPSVAQAIWDCLVGEYMSLPKEEDLRGIAAEFLERCYFPNCLGSIAGKHVVIQAPPCSGSQFYNCKGTYSVVLLAVVDAVCGFRVVNVGAYGKGSDCGTLRDSAFGQAFQDGTLEIPPPASLPGAEDLGPVPHVFVGDEAFPLRPNLMRPYAGRQLPLLKPVRIFNKRLSRARPHVFSTTTCGGLFQEPLWMKMCTPNGYLPDVTRAGVNNTPRQALQFEWAWQNPHSSRRLSHVTRRSKKESSLQFHWRVVSNMLRVMPWSRLPLTTRWLKQEYRMDFEPGLQPPLHVPLAYGSIRARKQKLKDVEEEQEEKGADICLLCQGTVKSADKMTCFHPLCHMTSHLICLAKHFLTGEAAHLLPVEGECPGCRHSVLWGSLIRHKNGCYGDLEKNTSSSQNHWTDELQF, from the exons ATGGTTAAAGTCCCGAAAGCAAGTAGGAGAGTACCACTGTCTCATTCAAGAGCTTCGACTGTTTGGAAGAGGAATTCCGAAGTTACTTTCGTCTGGACCGAAGCCAGTTCGATCACCTGCTCCAGATGGTCGGAGCCAGGATCGCTCGAATGGATACCAACTACCGGGAGTCCATCAGCCCAGATGAACGCCTGGCGATTTGTCTCCG attcttggCAACGGGACTCCTACAGGACCATCAGATTCAGCTTCCGAGTTGGACGTTCCACGGTGGCAGGCATTGTCCCCTCTGTGGCACAAGCCATTTGGGACTGTCTGGTTGGTGAATACATGTCTCTCCCCAAGGAGGAAGATTTGAGGGGTATCGCTGCCGAGTTCCTGGAGAGGTGCTATTTCCCCAACTGTCTTGGCTCCATTGCCGGGAAACATGTGGTAATCCAGGCTCCACCGTGCTCAGGTTCACAATTCTACAACTGCAAGGGTACATATTCAGTTGTACTCTTGGCTGTAGTAGATGCCGTCTGCGGTTTCCGTGTTGTCAATGTTGGTGCTTACGGCAAGGGAAGTGATTGCGGGACCCTCCGGGACTCTGCCTTCGGCCAGGCATTTCAGGATGGCACCCTGGAGATTCCACCACCTGCATCACTCCCTGGGGCAGAAGACCTGGGACCTGTTCCCCACGTCTTCGTCGGCGATGAAGCCTTCCCTTTGCGACCCAACCTCATGAGGCCCTACGCTGGACGCCAGCTGCCATTGCTAAAGCCTGTAAGGATCTTCAACAAACGACTGTCCAGGGCAAG GCCACATGTGTTCTCCACAACTACCTGCGGAGGTCTTTTCCAGGAGCCGCTCTGGATGAAGATGTGCACGCCAAATGGTTACCTACCTGATGTCACCAGGGCAGGTGTCAACAACACCCCCAGACAGGCACTCCAG TTTGAATGGGCATGGCAGAATCCCCACTCCTCCCGACGCCTGTCCCACGTCACCCGGCGCTCAAAGAAGGAATCCAGCCTGCAGTTCCACTGGCGTGTGGTGTCCAACATGTTGCGGGTGATGCCGTGGAGCCGCCTGCCCCTCACCACCCGCTGGCTCAAGCAGGAGTACAGGATGGACTTTGAGCCTGGCCTTCAGCCGCCGCTGCACGTCCCTTTGGCCTACGGCAGCATCAGGGCGAGGAAACAGAAACTGAAGGATGTGGAAGAGGAACAAGAGGAGAAGGGTGCAGATATATGCCTCCTTTGTCAGGGGACTGTTAAG TCTGCAGATAAGATGACCTGCTTCCATCCCTTATGTCACATGACCAGCCACCTGATTTGCTTAGCCAAACACTTTCTGACGGGTGAGGCCGCACATCTCCTTCCTGTGGAGGGGGAGTGTCCCGGTTGCCGTCACTCAGTACTGTGGGGGAGTCTGATTCGCCACAAGAATGGCTGTTACGGAGACCTGGAGAAGAACACATCCTCATCCCAA AACCATTGGACAGATGAACTGCAGTTCTAA
- the zgc:112271 gene encoding bolA-like protein 2 produces the protein MSVTTDHIRDKLIKEIGAVHVEVEDTSPNRCAASFKVLIVSPQFEGKPLLARHRMVNTCLAEELKEIHAFEQKTLTPEQWEKQKAQ, from the exons ATGTCTGTTACAACAGATCACATCCGTGACAAACTAATCAAGGAGATCGGAGCCGTGCATGTG GAAGTTGAAGACACATCCCCTAACAGATGTGCTGCCAGCTTCAAAGTTCTAATAGTGTCTCCCCAGTTTGAGGGGAAACCACTGCTGGCGAGACACAG GATGGTGAACACCTGCTTGGCTGAAGAGCTAAAAGAGATCCATGCCTTTGAACAGAAGACGCTGACACCAGAACAGTGGGAGAAACAGAAAGCACAGTGA
- the slx1b gene encoding structure-specific endonuclease subunit SLX1 isoform X3 produces the protein MVLEVESLFGVYMLYCTNPKFKGRIYIGFTVNPERRIGQHNAGRHRGGAKRTSGRGPWEMVLIIHGFPSDIAALRFEWAWQNPHSSRRLSHVTRRSKKESSLQFHWRVVSNMLRVMPWSRLPLTTRWLKQEYRMDFEPGLQPPLHVPLAYGSIRARKQKLKDVEEEQEEKGADICLLCQGTVKSADKMTCFHPLCHMTSHLICLAKHFLTGEAAHLLPVEGECPGCRHSVLWGSLIRHKNGCYGDLEKNTSSSQNHWTDELQF, from the exons ATGGTCTTGGAGGTAGAGAGTTTATTCGGGGTGTACATGCTGTATTGTACCAATCCCAAATTCAAGGGTCGTATCTACATTGGTTTCACTGTGAATCCAGAGCGTCGTATAGGACAGCACAACGCCGGGCGACACCGAGGTGGAGCCAAGAGGACCAGTGGAAGGGGACCTTG GGAGATGGTTCTCATCATTCATGGCTTCCCCTCTGACATAGCTGCTTTGAGG TTTGAATGGGCATGGCAGAATCCCCACTCCTCCCGACGCCTGTCCCACGTCACCCGGCGCTCAAAGAAGGAATCCAGCCTGCAGTTCCACTGGCGTGTGGTGTCCAACATGTTGCGGGTGATGCCGTGGAGCCGCCTGCCCCTCACCACCCGCTGGCTCAAGCAGGAGTACAGGATGGACTTTGAGCCTGGCCTTCAGCCGCCGCTGCACGTCCCTTTGGCCTACGGCAGCATCAGGGCGAGGAAACAGAAACTGAAGGATGTGGAAGAGGAACAAGAGGAGAAGGGTGCAGATATATGCCTCCTTTGTCAGGGGACTGTTAAG TCTGCAGATAAGATGACCTGCTTCCATCCCTTATGTCACATGACCAGCCACCTGATTTGCTTAGCCAAACACTTTCTGACGGGTGAGGCCGCACATCTCCTTCCTGTGGAGGGGGAGTGTCCCGGTTGCCGTCACTCAGTACTGTGGGGGAGTCTGATTCGCCACAAGAATGGCTGTTACGGAGACCTGGAGAAGAACACATCCTCATCCCAA AACCATTGGACAGATGAACTGCAGTTCTAA
- the slx1b gene encoding structure-specific endonuclease subunit SLX1 isoform X2 codes for MVKVPKASRRVPLSHSRASTVWKRNSEVTFVWTEASSITCSRWSEPGSLEWIPTTGSPSAQMNAWRFVSDSWQRDSYRTIRFSFRVGRSTVAGIVPSVAQAIWDCLVGEYMSLPKEEDLRGIAAEFLERCYFPNCLGSIAGKHVVIQAPPCSGSQFYNCKGTYSVVLLAVVDAVCGFRVVNVGAYGKGSDCGTLRDSAFGQAFQDGTLEIPPPASLPGAEDLGPVPHVFVGDEAFPLRPNLMRPYAGRQLPLLKPVRIFNKRLSRARPHVFSTTTCGGLFQEPLWMKMCTPNGYLPDVTRAGVNNTPRQALQPLRCWHQAHGKEGLFILLPVSIRLGCIPLDGLEEPLLK; via the exons ATGGTTAAAGTCCCGAAAGCAAGTAGGAGAGTACCACTGTCTCATTCAAGAGCTTCGACTGTTTGGAAGAGGAATTCCGAAGTTACTTTCGTCTGGACCGAAGCCAGTTCGATCACCTGCTCCAGATGGTCGGAGCCAGGATCGCTCGAATGGATACCAACTACCGGGAGTCCATCAGCCCAGATGAACGCCTGGCGATTTGTCTCCG attcttggCAACGGGACTCCTACAGGACCATCAGATTCAGCTTCCGAGTTGGACGTTCCACGGTGGCAGGCATTGTCCCCTCTGTGGCACAAGCCATTTGGGACTGTCTGGTTGGTGAATACATGTCTCTCCCCAAGGAGGAAGATTTGAGGGGTATCGCTGCCGAGTTCCTGGAGAGGTGCTATTTCCCCAACTGTCTTGGCTCCATTGCCGGGAAACATGTGGTAATCCAGGCTCCACCGTGCTCAGGTTCACAATTCTACAACTGCAAGGGTACATATTCAGTTGTACTCTTGGCTGTAGTAGATGCCGTCTGCGGTTTCCGTGTTGTCAATGTTGGTGCTTACGGCAAGGGAAGTGATTGCGGGACCCTCCGGGACTCTGCCTTCGGCCAGGCATTTCAGGATGGCACCCTGGAGATTCCACCACCTGCATCACTCCCTGGGGCAGAAGACCTGGGACCTGTTCCCCACGTCTTCGTCGGCGATGAAGCCTTCCCTTTGCGACCCAACCTCATGAGGCCCTACGCTGGACGCCAGCTGCCATTGCTAAAGCCTGTAAGGATCTTCAACAAACGACTGTCCAGGGCAAG GCCACATGTGTTCTCCACAACTACCTGCGGAGGTCTTTTCCAGGAGCCGCTCTGGATGAAGATGTGCACGCCAAATGGTTACCTACCTGATGTCACCAGGGCAGGTGTCAACAACACCCCCAGACAGGCACTCCAG CCTCTTCGGTGTTGGCACCAGGCTCATGGAAAAGAGGGTCTCTTCATCCTCCTTCCTGTGAGCATCAGGTTGGGCTGCATCCCTCTCGACGGCTTGGAGGAGCCTCTGCTGAAATGA